In the Streptomyces sp. cg36 genome, one interval contains:
- a CDS encoding SDR family oxidoreductase, translating into MAPDTKTVLITGASSGIGAATARRLAADGHRVFLGARRTDRLADLVEEITREGGTAAFRPLDVTDAADTADFVARARAVFGGVDVLVNNAGVMPLSRLDALRTDDWDRMIDVNVRGVLHGIAAALPVMREQGSGHVVNIASVGAYEVSPTAAVYCATKFAVRAVSEGLRQESGGAVRVTVVSPGVTESELADHLTDPVARETMRVYRAVALPAEAVAAAVAHAIGQPPQVDVNEIVVRPVVPAAVAAM; encoded by the coding sequence ATGGCACCGGACACCAAGACCGTACTGATCACCGGAGCGAGCAGCGGGATCGGCGCGGCGACCGCCCGTCGGCTGGCGGCGGACGGCCACCGGGTGTTCCTCGGCGCCCGCCGCACCGACCGGCTGGCCGACCTCGTCGAGGAGATCACCCGGGAGGGCGGCACCGCGGCCTTCCGCCCGCTCGACGTGACCGACGCGGCGGACACGGCCGACTTCGTGGCGCGGGCCCGGGCCGTCTTCGGCGGCGTCGACGTCCTCGTCAACAACGCGGGCGTGATGCCGCTGTCGCGGCTGGACGCCCTGCGCACCGACGACTGGGACCGCATGATCGACGTGAACGTGCGCGGTGTGCTGCACGGGATCGCCGCGGCCCTGCCCGTGATGCGGGAGCAGGGGAGCGGGCACGTGGTGAACATCGCCTCCGTCGGCGCGTACGAGGTGTCGCCCACCGCCGCCGTCTACTGCGCCACCAAGTTCGCGGTACGGGCGGTCTCCGAGGGGCTGCGGCAGGAGTCGGGCGGCGCCGTCCGGGTCACCGTCGTGTCCCCGGGCGTCACCGAATCCGAGCTCGCCGACCATCTGACGGACCCGGTCGCCCGGGAGACCATGCGGGTCTACCGCGCCGTCGCCCTGCCCGCGGAGGCGGTGGCTGCGGCCGTCGCCCACGCGATCGGGCAGCCGCCGCAGGTCGATGTGAACGAGATCGTCGTCCGGCCGGTCGTGCCCGCGGCCGTCGCCGCGATGTGA
- a CDS encoding helix-turn-helix transcriptional regulator, giving the protein MTSSELGEFLRAHRARLRPADVGLATYGQRRVAGLRREEVAVLAGMNSDYYARLEQGRERHPSAQLLDAVCRALRLDAEARDHAHRLAGTAPADLAAHPCETVAPALRQLLDGYAHTPAFVLGPALDLLAANALAEALFSPFEKADNLARMTFLDPAAPAFFADWGRVAEATVAALRQSGGLTPRYPRLDALVRSLCAAGPEFGALWGSHRVRGKTHDVKELVHDDVGPLSLTYQSFDVRGAAGQQLVIYHAEPGSRSAEALTLLGTLAATARQSSPGPV; this is encoded by the coding sequence ATGACCAGCAGCGAACTCGGGGAATTCCTGCGCGCCCACCGCGCGCGCCTGCGGCCCGCCGACGTGGGCCTCGCCACTTACGGGCAGCGCCGGGTGGCCGGGCTGCGCCGCGAGGAGGTCGCCGTCCTGGCCGGGATGAACAGCGACTACTACGCGCGTCTGGAGCAGGGACGCGAGCGCCATCCCTCCGCGCAGCTCCTGGACGCCGTCTGCCGGGCGCTGCGGCTGGACGCCGAGGCGCGCGACCACGCGCACCGGCTCGCGGGCACGGCGCCCGCCGACCTGGCGGCGCACCCGTGCGAGACGGTCGCGCCCGCGCTGCGCCAGCTCCTCGACGGATACGCGCACACTCCCGCGTTCGTCCTGGGCCCGGCCCTGGACCTGCTGGCCGCCAACGCGCTGGCCGAAGCCCTGTTCTCCCCCTTCGAGAAGGCCGACAACCTGGCCCGGATGACCTTTCTGGACCCGGCCGCGCCCGCCTTCTTCGCCGACTGGGGCCGGGTGGCGGAGGCGACGGTGGCCGCGCTGCGCCAGTCGGGCGGCCTCACCCCGCGCTACCCGAGGCTGGACGCCCTGGTGCGGTCGCTGTGCGCGGCCGGCCCGGAGTTCGGCGCGCTCTGGGGCTCGCACCGGGTGCGCGGCAAGACCCACGACGTCAAGGAGCTCGTCCATGACGACGTGGGTCCGCTGTCGCTGACGTACCAGAGCTTCGACGTGCGCGGCGCGGCCGGGCAGCAGTTGGTGATCTACCACGCGGAGCCGGGCAGCCGCAGCGCCGAGGCGCTCACCCTGCTCGGCACCCTGGCCGCCACGGCACGGCAGTCGTCGCCCGGACCCGTCTGA
- a CDS encoding NAD(P)H-dependent oxidoreductase, producing MSNSAAVRRALIVHAHPESRSFSTAQMATAAQALRDAGYAVDVLDLYAEGWAPVLGREDFAGTEEYFKPQAEQRRAVQDGTLAPRIRHHLELLLAADLLVLSAPLWWFSLPAVLKGWVDRVFVMGGVFGGDHGVFDEGALVGKRAMLLLTTGGSRESFRPGGGFGALDDFLFHIHRGMFEFVGYEAVQPVVTYGPARLTAQERAAALDSVRESVALVAAGSPVTAG from the coding sequence ATGTCGAACTCCGCCGCCGTGCGCCGCGCCCTGATCGTCCACGCCCACCCCGAGTCCCGGTCGTTCAGTACCGCCCAAATGGCCACCGCGGCCCAGGCGTTACGCGACGCCGGGTACGCGGTCGACGTGCTCGACCTCTACGCCGAGGGCTGGGCCCCCGTCCTCGGCCGCGAAGACTTCGCCGGGACCGAGGAGTACTTCAAACCGCAGGCCGAGCAGCGCCGCGCGGTCCAGGACGGCACGCTCGCCCCGCGCATCCGGCACCACCTGGAACTGCTGCTCGCCGCCGACCTGCTCGTGCTGTCGGCCCCGCTGTGGTGGTTCTCGCTGCCCGCCGTCCTCAAGGGATGGGTGGACCGGGTCTTCGTGATGGGCGGGGTGTTCGGCGGGGACCACGGGGTCTTCGACGAGGGCGCGCTCGTCGGGAAGCGGGCGATGCTGCTGCTGACGACCGGCGGCTCCCGCGAGTCGTTCCGGCCCGGCGGCGGGTTCGGGGCGCTGGACGACTTCCTCTTCCACATCCACCGCGGCATGTTCGAGTTCGTCGGCTACGAGGCCGTCCAGCCCGTGGTCACCTACGGACCGGCCCGCCTGACCGCGCAGGAGAGGGCGGCGGCCCTGGACTCGGTGCGCGAATCCGTCGCCCTCGTCGCGGCCGGTTCACCCGTCACGGCCGGCTGA
- a CDS encoding ArsR/SmtB family transcription factor, with translation MAAAAVPGTEPGPGPGDLVEVFKALGNPARLQIMRWLKDPDAHFAAYEPIADRRTVGVCVTHIQAKSGLAQSTVSSYMSTLERAGLVRSTRVGKWTHYRRDDEQLARVSREFGATV, from the coding sequence ATGGCCGCAGCGGCGGTGCCGGGTACGGAGCCGGGGCCCGGTCCGGGGGATCTGGTCGAGGTGTTCAAGGCCCTCGGCAACCCCGCCCGGCTCCAGATCATGCGGTGGCTGAAGGATCCGGACGCGCACTTCGCCGCGTACGAGCCGATCGCGGACCGGCGGACGGTCGGTGTGTGCGTGACCCACATTCAGGCGAAGTCGGGACTGGCCCAGTCGACCGTCTCCAGCTATATGAGCACGCTCGAACGGGCGGGGCTCGTGCGGTCCACCCGGGTGGGCAAGTGGACCCACTACCGGCGCGACGACGAGCAACTGGCTCGGGTTTCGCGGGAGTTCGGCGCCACCGTCTGA
- a CDS encoding DUF2470 domain-containing protein, with product MNHSPSRAGAPSAAERVRSILASAHSMTVFSDGRRHEVRWLDGLGSTGQFHLHAPFESAGAASGSRVPVRLELTDIAPTRVRDRVRARVALTGVLSAPYDPDSAESTCVEFGQGVLEDAGGRTYVGLAELEAAELDPVATGEAALLTHLVDGHADLLPELLRLVRPRARGGASRVVPVALDRYGLTLRLEYRRSHRDARVDFPSPVRHVDDIGYQIQALVAARRLSHVGHPLP from the coding sequence ATGAACCATTCCCCCAGCCGTGCCGGGGCGCCGTCGGCCGCCGAGCGCGTCCGCTCGATCCTGGCCTCCGCCCACTCGATGACGGTGTTCAGCGACGGCCGCCGCCATGAAGTCCGCTGGCTGGACGGCCTGGGCTCGACGGGGCAGTTCCATCTCCACGCGCCGTTCGAGAGTGCCGGGGCCGCCTCGGGGTCCCGCGTCCCGGTCCGGCTGGAGCTCACCGACATCGCCCCCACGCGGGTGCGGGACCGGGTGCGTGCCCGGGTCGCCCTGACCGGAGTGCTGAGCGCGCCCTACGACCCGGATTCGGCCGAAAGCACCTGCGTGGAATTCGGCCAGGGGGTGCTGGAGGACGCCGGTGGCCGTACGTACGTGGGCCTCGCCGAACTGGAGGCGGCCGAACTCGATCCCGTGGCCACGGGTGAGGCGGCCCTGCTCACCCATCTCGTCGACGGTCACGCCGACCTCCTGCCCGAACTCCTGCGCCTGGTCCGGCCGAGGGCGCGGGGCGGGGCGAGCCGGGTGGTGCCGGTGGCCCTGGACCGCTACGGGCTGACCCTGCGGCTGGAGTACCGGCGCTCCCACCGCGACGCCCGGGTCGACTTCCCGTCCCCCGTCCGGCACGTCGACGACATCGGGTACCAGATCCAGGCCCTGGTGGCGGCCCGCCGCCTCTCCCACGTGGGTCATCCGCTGCCCTGA
- the bla gene encoding class A beta-lactamase, translating to MPHSRTRRAALGGLALLTALPLLACARADGQEASSPASRAAAGTPGASSGERPPVADFKELERKYGARLGVYAVNTGTGREVAHRDGERFAYASTFKALAAGAVLRKYSLHGMSRLVKYSKDDLVANSPVTEKHVDTGMTLGELCDAAVRYSDNTAGNLLFDALGGPRGLQSALREAGDTATRVERREPDLNQWTPGAVRDTTTPRALADDLRAFVLGDRLGAGERAQLARWLRTNTTGDELIRAGVPKGWTVGDKTGAGGVYGIRNDIAVVWRPGGAPIVMAVLTNRGNEDADYDNRLIADAAAVVVRSVS from the coding sequence ATGCCCCACTCCCGTACCCGACGTGCCGCGCTGGGCGGGCTCGCCCTGCTCACCGCCCTTCCCCTGCTGGCCTGCGCGCGGGCCGACGGCCAGGAGGCTTCCTCCCCGGCGTCGCGCGCGGCGGCCGGAACACCCGGCGCGTCTTCGGGCGAAAGGCCGCCCGTGGCCGATTTCAAGGAGCTGGAGCGCAAGTACGGGGCGCGGCTCGGGGTGTACGCGGTGAACACCGGCACCGGGCGCGAGGTGGCCCACCGCGACGGCGAACGGTTCGCCTACGCCTCCACGTTCAAGGCGCTCGCCGCCGGTGCCGTCCTGCGGAAGTACTCGCTGCACGGGATGAGCAGGCTGGTGAAGTACTCCAAGGACGACCTGGTGGCCAACTCGCCCGTCACCGAGAAGCACGTCGACACCGGGATGACGCTGGGCGAGCTGTGCGACGCCGCCGTGCGCTACAGCGACAACACGGCCGGGAACCTGCTGTTCGACGCGCTCGGGGGACCGAGAGGCCTGCAGAGCGCGCTGCGGGAGGCGGGCGACACGGCGACCCGCGTCGAGCGTCGCGAGCCGGACCTGAACCAGTGGACGCCGGGCGCCGTGCGGGACACCACCACGCCCCGCGCGCTGGCGGACGACCTGCGCGCGTTCGTCCTCGGCGACCGCCTCGGCGCCGGTGAACGGGCCCAGCTGGCGCGGTGGCTGCGCACCAACACCACCGGGGACGAGCTCATCCGGGCCGGGGTCCCCAAGGGCTGGACGGTCGGTGACAAGACCGGCGCGGGCGGTGTCTACGGCATCCGCAACGACATCGCCGTGGTGTGGCGGCCGGGCGGCGCGCCCATCGTGATGGCGGTCCTGACGAACCGGGGGAACGAGGACGCCGACTACGACAACAGGCTGATCGCGGACGCGGCGGCGGTGGTCGTCCGGTCGGTGTCGTAG
- a CDS encoding GlxA family transcriptional regulator, giving the protein MPNPSRPRRVAVLVLEGAKPLDVGIPAQVFTTRASMPYEVRVCGAEPGPVTGGDGLSYAVAHGLDALEWADLVFVPGYRFPGREDPPRAVLEALVAAHARGARLAAISTGAFALAATGLLDGRRATTHWHYTRALAEKHPRVRVDANVLFVDEGTVLTSAGAASGIDLCLHILRGDLGVAASNHAARRLVAAPYRSGGQAQYVPRSLPEPLGERFAATREWALHRLGEPLTLEAMARHAAVSARTFSRRFVEDTGYTPMQWVMRARIDMARELLERSERGVERIATDVGLGTGANLRLHFQRVLGTTPTEYRRTFARGE; this is encoded by the coding sequence GTGCCGAACCCCTCCCGCCCGCGCCGCGTCGCCGTCCTCGTGCTCGAAGGCGCCAAGCCCCTGGACGTCGGAATCCCCGCGCAGGTGTTCACGACCCGCGCGAGCATGCCGTACGAGGTGCGGGTGTGCGGGGCCGAACCCGGGCCGGTGACCGGGGGTGACGGTCTGTCGTACGCCGTCGCCCACGGCCTGGACGCGCTGGAGTGGGCCGATCTCGTCTTCGTGCCCGGCTACCGCTTCCCGGGCCGTGAGGACCCGCCACGGGCCGTCCTGGAGGCGCTGGTCGCCGCCCACGCCCGGGGCGCCCGGCTCGCCGCGATCTCCACGGGCGCCTTCGCGCTCGCCGCCACGGGCCTGCTCGACGGCAGGCGCGCGACCACTCACTGGCACTACACGCGGGCCCTCGCCGAGAAGCATCCGCGCGTACGGGTGGACGCGAACGTCCTGTTCGTGGACGAGGGCACGGTGCTGACCTCGGCGGGCGCCGCCTCCGGCATCGACCTGTGCCTGCACATCCTGCGCGGCGACCTCGGGGTGGCCGCGTCCAACCACGCGGCCCGGCGGCTGGTCGCGGCGCCCTACCGCAGCGGTGGCCAGGCGCAGTACGTGCCGCGCAGTCTGCCCGAACCGCTGGGCGAGCGGTTCGCCGCCACCCGCGAGTGGGCGCTGCACCGGCTCGGTGAACCCCTCACCCTGGAGGCGATGGCCCGGCACGCGGCGGTGTCCGCGCGCACGTTCTCGCGGCGGTTCGTCGAGGACACCGGCTACACGCCGATGCAGTGGGTCATGCGCGCCCGTATCGACATGGCCCGTGAGCTGCTGGAGCGTTCGGAGCGGGGGGTGGAGCGGATCGCCACCGACGTGGGGCTGGGGACGGGCGCGAACCTGCGCCTCCACTTCCAGCGCGTACTGGGGACCACACCCACCGAGTACCGGCGGACGTTCGCCCGGGGGGAGTGA
- the gap gene encoding type I glyceraldehyde-3-phosphate dehydrogenase, giving the protein MTRIAINGFGRIGRNVLRALLERDSALEVVAVNDLTEPATLARLLAFDSTAGRLGRPVTVDGDTLVVDGRRIKVLAEREPADLPWAALEVDLVLEATGRFTAAKAARAHLDAGARKVLVSAPSDGADVTLAFGVNNDAYDAEAHTIVSNASCTTNALAPLAAVLDELAGIEHGFMTTVHAYTQEQNLQDGPHRDARRARAAGVNIVPTTTGAAKAIGLVLPGLDGKLSGDSIRVPVPVGSIVELNTTVARDVTREEVLAAYRAAAEGPLAGVLEYSEDALVSSDITGNPASSIFDSALTRVDGRHIKVVAWYDNEWGFSNRVIDTLELLAGR; this is encoded by the coding sequence ATGACTCGCATCGCCATCAACGGATTCGGCCGCATCGGACGCAATGTGCTGCGCGCGCTGCTGGAGCGCGACAGTGCCCTGGAGGTCGTCGCCGTCAATGACCTCACCGAGCCCGCCACCCTCGCGCGGCTGCTCGCCTTCGACTCGACGGCCGGGCGCCTGGGGCGGCCGGTGACCGTGGACGGCGACACCCTCGTCGTCGACGGCCGCCGCATCAAGGTGCTCGCCGAGCGCGAGCCGGCGGACCTGCCGTGGGCCGCGCTGGAGGTCGACCTCGTCCTGGAGGCCACCGGCCGCTTCACCGCCGCCAAGGCCGCCCGGGCCCACCTGGACGCGGGCGCGCGGAAGGTGCTGGTCAGCGCCCCGTCGGACGGCGCCGACGTCACGCTGGCGTTCGGCGTGAACAACGACGCGTACGACGCCGAGGCGCACACGATCGTCTCCAACGCGTCCTGCACCACCAACGCCCTCGCGCCGCTGGCCGCCGTGCTGGACGAACTCGCCGGGATCGAGCACGGGTTCATGACGACCGTGCACGCCTACACCCAGGAGCAGAACCTCCAGGACGGCCCGCACCGCGACGCCCGTCGCGCCCGCGCCGCCGGGGTCAACATCGTGCCGACCACCACGGGCGCGGCCAAGGCGATCGGGCTCGTCCTGCCCGGCCTCGACGGCAAGCTGTCCGGCGACTCGATCCGGGTGCCCGTGCCGGTGGGTTCGATCGTCGAGCTCAACACGACCGTCGCGCGCGACGTGACGCGCGAGGAGGTGCTGGCCGCCTACCGCGCCGCGGCCGAGGGTCCGCTCGCGGGCGTCCTGGAGTACTCGGAGGACGCCCTGGTCTCCTCCGACATCACCGGGAACCCGGCCTCGTCCATCTTCGACTCGGCCCTCACCCGGGTGGACGGCCGCCACATCAAGGTGGTCGCCTGGTACGACAACGAGTGGGGCTTCTCCAACCGCGTGATCGACACGCTGGAGCTGCTCGCGGGCCGCTGA
- a CDS encoding STAS domain-containing protein, with translation MPADMTDAPSQGCPPGGGRFSVTPRTVSGVAVLSLTGELDHDTAEPLRAALSQQIEAGRERIVVDCAGLWFCDSTGLNALLRARSAARAAGSGVELAALQPSVARMFEITGAHAVFRIHPDLDTALGDRPPR, from the coding sequence ATGCCCGCGGACATGACCGACGCCCCTTCGCAGGGGTGCCCGCCCGGTGGCGGGCGGTTCTCCGTGACGCCGCGGACCGTCTCCGGGGTCGCGGTGCTCTCGCTGACCGGCGAGCTGGACCACGACACCGCCGAACCGCTGCGTGCCGCGCTCTCGCAGCAGATCGAGGCGGGCCGGGAACGGATCGTCGTGGACTGCGCCGGCCTGTGGTTCTGCGATTCGACCGGGCTCAACGCCCTGCTCCGCGCGCGGAGCGCCGCCCGGGCGGCCGGCAGCGGCGTGGAGCTCGCGGCTCTCCAGCCCTCCGTCGCCCGAATGTTCGAGATCACCGGCGCGCACGCGGTGTTCCGGATCCACCCGGATCTGGACACGGCGCTCGGCGACCGGCCCCCGCGGTAG
- a CDS encoding ATP-binding protein has translation MDGADARPAGRSQIRRLELGGVQGVVTRCRDFTARALDAWGWTATAYEPDLERVEDVLLLVSEVVTNACLHTGGPEELVLRHRAGVLRAEVRDPSPVVPARRPRAPSLPGGHGLMVLDRLAERWGSVPEGTGKVVWLEVSLPSGPPGGARR, from the coding sequence ATGGACGGCGCGGACGCCCGGCCCGCCGGGCGGAGCCAGATCCGCCGTCTGGAACTCGGCGGCGTGCAGGGGGTCGTCACCCGCTGCCGCGACTTCACCGCGCGGGCGCTCGACGCGTGGGGCTGGACCGCCACCGCGTACGAGCCCGATCTGGAGCGGGTCGAGGACGTCCTCCTCCTGGTGTCCGAGGTCGTCACCAACGCCTGTCTGCACACGGGCGGCCCCGAGGAGCTGGTGCTGCGCCACCGCGCCGGAGTGCTGCGCGCCGAGGTCAGGGACCCCAGCCCCGTCGTCCCCGCGCGCCGGCCCCGGGCGCCCTCGCTGCCCGGCGGACACGGTCTGATGGTGCTCGACCGGCTGGCGGAGCGCTGGGGATCGGTGCCCGAGGGGACGGGCAAGGTGGTGTGGCTGGAGGTCTCCCTGCCGTCCGGCCCGCCCGGCGGCGCACGGCGATAG
- a CDS encoding SigB/SigF/SigG family RNA polymerase sigma factor, translated as MRRRAFDGIPEVARPQSLATEEARSLSQAMFRRLAELEEGTQEHAYVRNTLVELNLSLVKFAARRFRGRAEPMEDIVQVGTVGLIKAINRFDVERGVEFTSFALPTITGEMKRFCRDTSWAVQVPRRLQEARLRLAGARERLGQELGRPPTVPELAAELELSEAEVVEGDRAANAYAARSLDVPDDERTEDTAVMRSLGEEDPAFEVVESLESLKPLIAALTDRERTLLSLRFGEELTQSEIGARVGLSQMHVSRLLTQLLDRLRAGLLEDGPPPGGA; from the coding sequence ATGCGCCGCCGCGCCTTCGACGGGATACCGGAGGTGGCCCGGCCGCAGAGCCTGGCCACCGAGGAGGCCCGGTCCCTCTCCCAGGCCATGTTCCGGCGGCTGGCCGAGCTGGAGGAGGGCACCCAGGAACACGCGTACGTGCGCAACACCCTGGTCGAGCTGAACCTCAGCCTGGTGAAGTTCGCGGCCCGCCGGTTCCGCGGCCGTGCCGAGCCGATGGAGGACATCGTCCAGGTCGGCACCGTCGGGCTCATCAAGGCCATCAACCGCTTCGACGTGGAGCGCGGAGTGGAGTTCACCTCCTTCGCGCTGCCGACGATCACCGGCGAGATGAAGCGGTTCTGCCGCGACACCAGCTGGGCCGTCCAGGTGCCCCGCAGGCTCCAGGAGGCGCGGCTGCGGCTGGCCGGGGCCAGGGAGCGGCTGGGCCAGGAGCTGGGCCGCCCGCCGACGGTGCCGGAGCTGGCCGCCGAGCTGGAGCTGTCCGAGGCCGAAGTCGTCGAGGGTGACCGGGCCGCCAACGCGTACGCGGCGCGCTCGCTCGACGTACCCGACGACGAGCGCACCGAGGACACCGCCGTCATGCGGAGCCTGGGGGAGGAGGACCCCGCCTTCGAGGTGGTCGAGTCCCTGGAGTCGCTCAAGCCGCTCATCGCGGCCCTGACCGACCGCGAGCGGACGCTGCTCTCGCTGCGCTTCGGCGAGGAGCTGACCCAGTCGGAGATCGGGGCCCGCGTGGGGCTCTCGCAGATGCACGTCTCGCGGCTGCTGACCCAGCTCCTCGACCGGTTGCGGGCCGGGCTCCTGGAGGACGGCCCGCCGCCCGGCGGAGCCTGA
- a CDS encoding ATP-binding protein codes for MASVEATGQASRSRRFSLDGQPGVVARCRDLTRQALDEWYSPYGPGGRAAAEDALLLVSEVVTNAYTHGDAPYELRLDHRGATVWVQVSDHSPRRPRPHGRHRAARSSGHGLYLLQRLSASWGWVPRGRGKTVWFEIEVAASPSA; via the coding sequence ATGGCGAGTGTCGAAGCAACGGGACAAGCGTCGCGGAGCCGCCGGTTCAGCCTCGACGGGCAGCCCGGTGTGGTGGCCCGCTGCCGGGACCTCACCCGGCAGGCCCTCGACGAGTGGTACTCCCCGTACGGACCGGGCGGGCGGGCCGCCGCCGAGGACGCGCTGCTGCTGGTCTCCGAGGTCGTCACCAACGCGTACACGCACGGTGACGCCCCCTACGAGCTCCGCCTCGACCACCGGGGCGCCACGGTGTGGGTCCAGGTGAGCGACCACAGTCCGCGGCGCCCACGCCCGCACGGCCGCCACCGGGCCGCCAGGTCGTCGGGGCACGGGCTGTACCTGCTGCAACGGCTCTCGGCGAGCTGGGGCTGGGTGCCGCGCGGGCGGGGCAAGACCGTGTGGTTCGAGATCGAGGTGGCGGCGTCCCCGTCGGCCTAG
- a CDS encoding DUF6328 family protein, with translation MNEDDDGAGRADEGRDETAEGRADRKWGDLIQEVRVAQTGVQILFGFLLTVAFTPVFRELGRVDHAIYVCTVVLGSVTTGALVAPVSFHRILSGRHIKPTAVVWASRLTVVGLVLLLATMTSALLLVLRVASQGGHWPWLVAAVVAWYVLCWFALPLWVRHRHTTPGARRPLDGPDKNTS, from the coding sequence ATGAACGAGGACGACGACGGGGCGGGCCGGGCCGACGAAGGACGCGACGAGACCGCCGAAGGACGGGCCGACCGCAAGTGGGGCGATCTCATCCAGGAGGTGAGGGTCGCCCAGACGGGCGTACAGATCCTGTTCGGCTTCCTCCTCACCGTCGCCTTCACCCCCGTCTTCCGCGAACTGGGCCGCGTCGACCACGCCATCTACGTCTGCACGGTCGTCCTCGGCTCGGTGACGACGGGCGCGCTGGTGGCCCCGGTCTCCTTCCACCGGATCCTCTCCGGACGCCACATCAAACCGACCGCCGTCGTCTGGGCCTCCCGGCTCACCGTGGTCGGGCTCGTCCTGCTGCTGGCGACGATGACCTCCGCCCTGCTGCTGGTGCTCCGGGTGGCCTCGCAGGGCGGACACTGGCCCTGGCTGGTCGCCGCCGTGGTGGCCTGGTACGTGCTGTGCTGGTTCGCGCTGCCCCTGTGGGTGCGCCACCGCCATACGACGCCGGGGGCGCGCCGCCCTCTCGACGGGCCGGACAAGAACACGTCCTAG
- a CDS encoding glutamate--cysteine ligase yields MLTFGVEEEYLLVDPVTGHPVPRSEDVREAAGLGLAATDREVQPELLMAQVEVATPVCLTLEELGGHLVRLRHVVGAAAQRMGCRLAAVAAAPVVDGKPVPITPYPRYLAMRTAAGRLVDEQLINGMHVHVGVPDREVGVAVLNRIRVWLPTLLAMSANSPLANGHDTGFASWRTLVFGRWPVSGPPPRFDGLRDYETRSEALVTAGAALDHGQLYWHARLSDRYPTVEVRCLDVQLRVDDAVLLAGLVRALVATAIREQKDAEPLPSCPGELLQAATWLAARDGLNGMLVAPAGQLSSCGDVLYLLTQHLGPALDALGDAREVDALLHRLLRQGTGAGRQREALAAGGIPAVIDLITTQSLPN; encoded by the coding sequence ATGCTCACGTTTGGGGTCGAAGAAGAATATTTGCTGGTGGACCCCGTCACGGGTCACCCGGTCCCTCGCTCGGAGGACGTGCGCGAAGCTGCGGGTCTGGGGCTGGCGGCCACAGACCGGGAAGTGCAGCCCGAACTGCTCATGGCTCAGGTGGAGGTCGCCACTCCGGTCTGCCTGACCCTGGAGGAACTGGGCGGCCATCTGGTGCGTCTGCGGCACGTCGTGGGGGCCGCCGCCCAGCGCATGGGATGCCGGCTGGCGGCCGTCGCCGCCGCGCCGGTGGTGGACGGCAAGCCCGTCCCCATCACCCCGTACCCCCGCTATCTGGCCATGCGTACGGCCGCGGGGCGGCTGGTCGACGAACAGCTGATCAACGGCATGCACGTGCACGTCGGGGTGCCGGACCGCGAGGTGGGCGTGGCCGTGCTCAACCGGATCCGGGTCTGGCTGCCCACGCTGCTGGCCATGTCGGCCAACTCCCCGCTGGCCAACGGCCACGACACGGGGTTCGCCAGCTGGCGCACCCTCGTCTTCGGCCGCTGGCCGGTCAGCGGCCCCCCGCCCCGGTTCGACGGTCTGCGCGACTACGAGACCCGCTCGGAGGCGCTGGTCACCGCGGGCGCCGCCCTCGACCACGGCCAGCTGTACTGGCACGCCCGGCTGTCGGACCGGTACCCCACCGTCGAGGTGCGCTGTCTGGACGTACAGCTGCGGGTGGACGACGCGGTGCTGCTGGCCGGGCTCGTCCGGGCGCTGGTGGCCACCGCCATCCGTGAGCAGAAGGACGCCGAACCCCTGCCCAGCTGTCCGGGGGAGCTGCTCCAGGCCGCCACGTGGCTGGCCGCCCGGGACGGTCTGAACGGGATGCTGGTCGCCCCGGCCGGGCAGCTGAGCAGCTGCGGTGACGTGCTGTACCTGCTGACCCAGCACCTCGGCCCCGCCCTGGACGCCCTGGGCGACGCCCGGGAGGTCGATGCCCTGCTCCACCGGCTGCTGCGCCAGGGCACGGGCGCGGGCCGTCAGCGCGAGGCCCTGGCCGCGGGGGGAATTCCCGCGGTGATCGACCTCATCACGACCCAGAGCCTGCCGAACTGA
- a CDS encoding hydrophobic protein, whose product MVPLLLVLLLALILFGVGFAVKILWWVAIVVLVLWLIGFVARPKGGSGRWYRW is encoded by the coding sequence ATGGTTCCATTGCTTCTCGTGCTTCTGCTGGCGCTGATCCTTTTCGGTGTCGGCTTCGCCGTCAAGATCCTGTGGTGGGTCGCGATCGTCGTTCTGGTGCTGTGGCTCATCGGCTTCGTGGCCCGGCCCAAGGGCGGAAGTGGTCGCTGGTACCGCTGGTAG